One window of Alkaliphilus metalliredigens QYMF genomic DNA carries:
- a CDS encoding glycogen/starch/alpha-glucan phosphorylase, which translates to MKDKNNDSESTNREKVEAMKLEIALKLGTIFGRNLEDASKEQMYRATASVLRDRIMQQWAYSKEKVNKTDGKELYYLSMEFLMGRFFDNFIMNLMLQEDVTTACSELGIELKELQDIEPDPGLGNGGLGRLAACFLDSLATLGYVGHGNGIRFEYGLFKQKIADGYQIELPDSWLEHGNIWEVAKPEEPEIVNFGGELEKKMVDGRLIVEQKNCYRIKAIPYDMPVVGYNSGVTNTLRLWGARSTKHLNMGLFGRGQYMDAIEEKELAEVISKILYPDDNHVEGKSLRLKQQYFFVSASIQSIIRKYKKNGNDVRELPDKVVIHINDTHPGLAIPELMRILMDDEGLGWTEAWSITSKIFAYTNHTILPEALEKWKVDMFKELLPRVYEIIHEINERFCKVLWERYPEQWDKITEMAIISYHEIHMAKLCIVGSFSLNGVAKLHSEILKETVFNDFYDIYPEKFKSITNGVTHRRFLLKANPGLSKLITSSIGDEWIKDASRLKELESFAKDKGFQEALAKTRLINKEALAHDIMSQLGIKVDTSSIFDVHVKRLHEYKRQLLNVLHIMHLYNRLKENPDLEMHPRTFIFSGKAAPGYHRAKLIIKLIHSVAEKVNHDTSIQDKLKVVFLENYCVSLAEKIIPATDVSEQISTAGKEASGTGNMKFMLNGALTIGTLDGANVEMSELVGDDNIFIFGLTIDQVDEYWRQGNYHPYKLYEGNPNLKQILDQLLEGFFNQEESHLFNEIYQDLLYGDGSRGDTYYLLKDFQPYCDAHGLIDKTYGNKSAWWEKSIINIANGGYFSSDRTIEEYSEKIWHLPKHNFEQKM; encoded by the coding sequence TTGAAGGATAAAAATAATGATTCAGAAAGCACAAACAGAGAAAAAGTTGAAGCAATGAAACTAGAAATTGCTTTAAAACTAGGGACGATTTTTGGACGAAATTTAGAGGATGCCTCTAAGGAGCAGATGTACAGAGCAACGGCTTCTGTTTTAAGGGACCGAATCATGCAGCAATGGGCATATTCAAAGGAAAAGGTCAATAAAACCGATGGAAAAGAGCTTTATTATTTATCCATGGAGTTTTTGATGGGAAGATTTTTTGACAATTTTATTATGAATTTGATGCTTCAAGAGGACGTTACCACCGCCTGTAGTGAATTAGGGATAGAGCTGAAGGAGTTACAAGATATAGAGCCTGATCCTGGATTAGGCAATGGTGGATTGGGAAGATTAGCAGCCTGCTTTTTAGATTCCCTAGCAACCCTAGGCTATGTTGGACACGGTAATGGAATTCGTTTTGAGTATGGTCTGTTTAAACAAAAAATTGCAGATGGCTATCAAATTGAGTTACCAGATTCATGGCTAGAGCATGGAAACATATGGGAGGTGGCCAAGCCTGAAGAGCCAGAAATTGTAAACTTTGGTGGAGAGCTAGAAAAGAAAATGGTAGATGGACGGTTAATTGTTGAACAAAAAAATTGTTATCGGATTAAGGCGATTCCCTATGATATGCCTGTGGTAGGCTATAACTCCGGAGTCACCAATACCCTGAGATTATGGGGAGCACGATCCACAAAGCATTTGAATATGGGTCTCTTTGGAAGAGGTCAATATATGGACGCCATTGAGGAAAAGGAACTGGCAGAGGTGATCTCAAAGATACTCTATCCAGATGACAATCATGTAGAGGGTAAATCCTTAAGATTAAAGCAGCAGTACTTTTTTGTTTCCGCAAGCATACAAAGTATCATTAGAAAATACAAGAAAAATGGGAATGATGTACGAGAATTACCGGATAAAGTCGTGATACACATCAATGATACACATCCTGGTTTAGCCATACCAGAGCTAATGAGAATACTAATGGACGATGAAGGATTAGGATGGACAGAAGCGTGGAGTATCACCAGCAAAATCTTTGCCTATACCAATCATACCATTTTACCTGAAGCATTGGAAAAATGGAAGGTGGACATGTTTAAGGAGTTACTGCCAAGGGTCTATGAAATCATTCATGAAATTAATGAGCGTTTTTGCAAGGTTTTATGGGAGCGGTATCCAGAACAATGGGATAAAATCACAGAAATGGCCATCATTTCATATCACGAAATTCATATGGCCAAACTTTGTATTGTTGGATCATTCTCTTTAAATGGTGTTGCCAAGCTTCACTCGGAAATATTAAAAGAAACTGTTTTCAATGACTTTTATGATATTTATCCAGAGAAGTTTAAAAGTATTACCAATGGTGTTACCCATAGAAGATTTTTATTAAAAGCCAATCCTGGCTTATCCAAGCTCATTACCTCCTCCATAGGAGATGAATGGATTAAGGATGCTTCTAGATTAAAAGAACTAGAAAGTTTCGCTAAGGACAAGGGCTTCCAGGAAGCCTTAGCGAAAACCAGACTCATTAATAAAGAGGCATTAGCCCATGATATCATGAGTCAATTAGGCATTAAGGTTGATACCAGTAGTATTTTTGACGTTCACGTTAAAAGACTGCATGAATATAAAAGGCAACTATTAAATGTGTTACACATTATGCATCTCTATAATCGCTTGAAAGAAAACCCTGATTTAGAAATGCACCCCAGAACTTTTATTTTTTCTGGAAAGGCAGCCCCTGGCTATCATCGCGCCAAGCTCATTATTAAGCTTATCCACTCTGTTGCCGAAAAAGTCAATCACGATACCAGCATCCAAGACAAGTTGAAGGTGGTCTTTCTTGAGAACTACTGTGTTTCTTTAGCGGAGAAGATCATTCCTGCCACTGATGTCAGTGAGCAAATTTCCACTGCTGGTAAAGAGGCTTCAGGAACTGGAAACATGAAGTTCATGCTAAATGGAGCCCTGACAATCGGAACATTAGATGGCGCAAATGTTGAAATGAGTGAGTTAGTAGGAGACGATAATATATTCATTTTTGGACTTACCATCGATCAAGTAGATGAGTACTGGCGACAGGGGAATTATCATCCCTATAAGCTATACGAAGGCAACCCCAACTTAAAGCAAATTTTAGATCAATTACTAGAAGGATTTTTCAATCAAGAGGAATCCCACCTTTTCAATGAAATCTATCAGGATTTACTTTATGGGGATGGCAGTAGGGGAGACACCTACTATTTATTGAAGGATTTTCAACCCTATTGTGATGCCCATGGTTTGATTGATAAAACCTATGGAAATAAAAGCGCTTGGTGGGAAAAGTCCATTATTAACATAGCTAATGGCGGTTATTTTTCAAGTGATCGAACCATTGAGGAATATAGTGAAAAAATTTGGCATTTACCAAAACATAATTTTGAACAGAAAATGTAA
- the glgA gene encoding glycogen synthase GlgA produces the protein MRVMFAASEATPFSKSGGLGDVIGSLPFYLKKLGVDVSVILPKYQEIPQDLKMKMKWIKSMTVPVGWRNQFCGIEILSYKDIHFYFVDNQYYFNREGFYGHNDDGERFAFFSRSVLEILPHIDCKPDIIHCHDWQTAMISYLLKTQYQHHGFYKNIKTVFTIHNLKYQGVFPQEVLGDLFNGSQQHFNEGGVEYHGNVNYMKGGLNFSDYITTVSPTYAQEIQDPFFGEGLEGVLSRKKKQLQGVTNGIDDSVYNPQTDIHLFKNFSSENLRNKKDNKLGLQERLNLAVDAKIPMIGMVTRLVEQKGLDLVANQLEKLMEEEIQLVVLGTGDHQYEEIFRQAAIKYPERISTNLFFDEVLAQQIYGGSDFFLMPSLFEPCGLGQLIALRYGTVPIVRETGGLKDTIQYYDEVSKEGNGFTFTNYNAHDMFNTIKEAIRLYPDKRKFNKVVRNAMNTKVGWEESAKTYLKLYRSLG, from the coding sequence ATGAGAGTAATGTTTGCTGCATCAGAAGCAACGCCCTTTTCTAAATCGGGGGGGCTGGGTGATGTCATCGGTTCTTTGCCCTTTTATTTAAAGAAGCTAGGGGTCGATGTAAGTGTAATTTTGCCCAAATATCAAGAAATTCCACAAGATTTAAAAATGAAAATGAAGTGGATCAAGAGTATGACAGTACCTGTTGGATGGCGTAATCAATTTTGTGGAATCGAAATATTATCCTATAAAGACATTCACTTCTATTTTGTTGATAATCAATACTACTTTAATCGAGAGGGTTTTTATGGACACAATGATGATGGAGAGCGATTTGCCTTTTTTAGCAGAAGTGTCCTAGAGATTTTACCTCATATAGACTGCAAGCCCGATATTATTCATTGTCATGATTGGCAAACCGCCATGATTAGTTATTTGCTAAAAACACAGTATCAACATCATGGTTTTTATAAAAACATTAAAACGGTTTTTACCATACACAACTTAAAATACCAAGGAGTCTTTCCACAGGAAGTGCTTGGAGATCTATTTAATGGCTCTCAGCAACATTTTAATGAGGGTGGCGTGGAGTATCATGGAAATGTAAATTATATGAAGGGTGGACTAAACTTTTCTGATTATATTACAACCGTGAGTCCTACCTATGCACAGGAGATACAGGATCCATTTTTCGGTGAGGGTCTAGAGGGAGTATTATCCCGTAAAAAGAAGCAATTGCAAGGAGTTACAAATGGAATTGATGATAGTGTTTATAATCCCCAAACAGATATACACCTTTTCAAAAATTTTAGCTCTGAAAATCTGAGAAATAAGAAAGACAATAAATTGGGGCTACAAGAAAGGTTGAATTTAGCTGTTGATGCAAAAATACCCATGATCGGAATGGTGACCCGATTGGTGGAACAAAAAGGATTAGATTTAGTCGCCAATCAGTTAGAGAAGCTAATGGAGGAAGAGATACAACTGGTGGTACTGGGTACAGGAGACCATCAATATGAAGAAATATTTCGACAGGCTGCAATCAAGTATCCTGAAAGGATTTCTACTAATCTGTTTTTTGATGAAGTTTTGGCTCAACAAATTTATGGAGGCAGTGATTTTTTCTTAATGCCTTCACTGTTTGAACCATGTGGATTAGGACAATTGATTGCCCTACGATATGGAACCGTCCCCATTGTGCGGGAAACTGGAGGATTAAAGGATACAATTCAATACTATGATGAGGTCTCTAAAGAAGGAAATGGCTTTACTTTTACAAATTACAATGCTCATGACATGTTCAATACCATTAAAGAAGCAATACGCTTGTATCCAGATAAAAGGAAATTCAATAAAGTTGTGAGAAATGCCATGAATACTAAAGTTGGCTGGGAAGAATCAGCGAAGACCTATTTAAAGCTTTACCGATCTTTAGGGTAA
- the glgD gene encoding glucose-1-phosphate adenylyltransferase subunit GlgD translates to MKDVMGIVNDIKIKRDLRDLVSHRSTAAVPFGGRYRVVDFVLSNMANGGIKNVGIFTQSNNRSLLDHVDSGKAWDLFNKRGGLFILPPTFSYERFGNRLGDIDHFYNHMDYLERSTQQYVLISNSNSIYNMDYSKIKEAYEKSGADIVILYQRKKEWDSSIKYVSMIMDEKSKIVDMSVNKLIGNNSFKDMGVAFMKKELFMEIIRECHSKGLNDFVKDGLIKNTKKYNMYGMPYDGYVANIDSINNYYKHNMNLLKPEIWKQLFFKEGLINTKVKDEAPSKYNKTAKVSNSLVANGCIIEGEVINSILFRGVKVGKNVTVKNSILMQKNVIHEGCQLEHVILDKDVVVTEGKVLKGDEGYPFVVSKKTVL, encoded by the coding sequence ATGAAGGATGTCATGGGAATTGTCAATGATATTAAGATAAAGCGTGATTTAAGAGATCTTGTTTCACATCGTTCCACAGCAGCTGTTCCCTTTGGAGGCCGGTATCGTGTAGTTGATTTTGTTTTATCTAACATGGCCAACGGAGGAATCAAAAACGTCGGAATCTTTACACAAAGCAACAATCGCTCCTTACTAGATCATGTGGATTCAGGTAAGGCATGGGATTTATTTAATAAAAGAGGTGGGTTGTTTATTTTACCACCTACATTTAGCTATGAGCGTTTTGGCAATCGCTTAGGAGATATTGACCACTTTTATAATCATATGGATTATTTAGAGAGAAGTACGCAACAGTATGTGCTAATTAGTAATAGTAATAGCATTTATAATATGGATTACTCAAAAATTAAAGAGGCTTATGAAAAAAGTGGAGCAGATATCGTTATCCTATACCAAAGAAAAAAAGAGTGGGATAGCTCTATTAAATATGTATCTATGATTATGGATGAGAAGAGTAAAATTGTAGATATGTCTGTCAATAAGTTGATTGGTAACAATTCCTTTAAGGATATGGGCGTTGCCTTCATGAAAAAAGAGCTTTTTATGGAAATCATAAGGGAATGTCATTCAAAGGGTTTAAATGATTTCGTAAAAGATGGATTAATTAAAAATACAAAAAAATACAATATGTATGGAATGCCCTATGATGGATATGTAGCCAATATTGATTCTATTAACAATTACTATAAGCACAATATGAACCTATTAAAGCCTGAGATATGGAAACAATTATTTTTTAAAGAGGGGCTAATCAATACAAAGGTCAAGGATGAAGCACCTTCAAAATACAACAAAACCGCCAAAGTAAGCAATTCATTAGTGGCCAATGGCTGTATTATTGAAGGAGAAGTCATCAATAGTATTCTTTTTAGAGGTGTCAAAGTCGGGAAAAATGTCACTGTAAAAAATAGTATTTTAATGCAGAAAAACGTCATTCATGAGGGATGCCAGCTAGAGCATGTTATTTTAGATAAGGATGTAGTTGTTACAGAGGGTAAAGTCTTGAAGGGTGATGAAGGATATCCTTTTGTGGTGAGTAAGAAAACGGTTCTATAA
- a CDS encoding glucose-1-phosphate adenylyltransferase, giving the protein MKKECIAMILAGGQGTRLGMLTKNIAKPALPFGGKYRIIDFTLSNCSNSGIDTVGVLTQYEPLVLNSYIGIGSHWDLDKKSGGVMVLPPYVKENGGNWYRGTADAVYQNLDFVEHYEPEYLLVLSGDHIYKMDYSAMLKHHKEKQADATIAVIRVPSEETYRFGIMNTDEEERIIEFQEKPENAKSDLASMGVYIFNWKKLKKHLIEEDQNPDSSLDFGKNIIPKMLNEGEKLFAYGFQGYWKDVGTVESYWEANMDLIEDDASLDLHERNWIIYSVNPSQPPQYIGPSAKVTESLLNEGCQIFGEVSHSVIFPGVYIGKGAVVKDSVIMANAIIGDHAKIEKSIIAEKAIIQKKEIIGDNKKNDITVVAT; this is encoded by the coding sequence TTGAAAAAAGAATGTATTGCCATGATTCTAGCAGGGGGACAAGGAACGAGATTAGGAATGCTCACCAAAAATATAGCCAAACCAGCGTTACCCTTTGGAGGGAAATATAGAATTATTGATTTTACCCTTAGTAATTGTTCTAATTCAGGGATTGACACAGTAGGGGTATTGACCCAGTATGAACCCTTAGTATTAAACTCCTACATCGGCATTGGTAGCCACTGGGATTTAGACAAAAAAAGTGGAGGGGTAATGGTGCTTCCACCCTATGTGAAAGAGAATGGGGGCAACTGGTATAGGGGAACAGCTGATGCCGTTTACCAAAACCTTGACTTTGTTGAACACTATGAGCCTGAGTATTTACTGGTGTTGTCTGGGGACCATATTTACAAAATGGATTATTCTGCCATGCTCAAGCATCATAAAGAAAAACAAGCCGATGCCACCATTGCCGTTATCCGGGTTCCTTCAGAAGAAACCTATCGATTTGGTATTATGAATACCGATGAAGAAGAACGGATTATTGAATTTCAAGAGAAGCCAGAGAATGCGAAAAGTGATTTAGCTTCTATGGGTGTCTATATATTTAATTGGAAGAAACTAAAAAAACATCTGATAGAGGAAGATCAGAACCCGGATTCTAGTCTTGACTTCGGTAAAAATATTATCCCAAAAATGCTAAATGAAGGGGAAAAACTATTTGCTTATGGATTTCAAGGATACTGGAAGGACGTTGGAACAGTTGAAAGCTATTGGGAAGCCAATATGGATTTAATAGAAGATGATGCCAGCTTAGATTTACACGAAAGAAATTGGATTATTTATTCGGTTAATCCTAGTCAACCACCGCAATATATAGGACCGTCAGCAAAGGTGACGGAGTCTCTATTAAATGAAGGCTGTCAAATATTTGGTGAGGTTAGCCATTCTGTTATTTTTCCAGGTGTATACATAGGAAAAGGTGCAGTGGTAAAAGATTCAGTGATTATGGCAAATGCCATCATTGGGGATCACGCTAAAATTGAGAAGTCCATCATAGCAGAAAAGGCTATTATTCAAAAGAAAGAAATAATTGGAGATAACAAAAAGAACGATATCACTGTTGTAGCCACTTAG
- the glgB gene encoding 1,4-alpha-glucan branching protein GlgB, with protein MGKKMISQQDVYLFHEGTNYYGYKSLGAHVTVEGGQKGTRFTAWVPNAKEVRVAGDFNHWQGQQHPMEKIPDSKLWSVFIGGIQEGTLYKYEILGDNGAFYLKIDPYGFLSEPRPNTASIVCELEDYPWQDQKWQQNKVVENSLHRPVMIYEVHLGSWRRKADDSFCNYREIAHELGDYAVEMGYTHVEVMPIMEHPLDDSWGYQITGYYAVTSRYGNPKDFMYFVDYLHQKGIGVILDWVPGHFCADAHGLRQFDGGNVYEYQDANRAINKEWGTVNFDLGKPEVKSFLISNACFWMEMYHIDGLRVDAVANMLYLDYGREHGDWTANQYGGNENLEAVDFLKQLNKAVFQYFPNHFMIAEESTQWPMVTAPIHVGGLGFNYKWNMGWMNDTLKYMELDPIHRKWSHNLLTFSLMYTYTENFILPLSHDEVVHEKKSLLEKMSGNYWEKFANLRCYYGYLMAHPGKKLLFMGGEFGQFIEWNHNKALDWMLLDHEMHRKLHQYMKDLIHFYKEEASLWQNDYQVEGFQWIDPNDYQQSMITFMRRRADDFTIIICNFTTIPREQYRVGVPFKGNYKEVFNSDSTEYGGSGVKNPRVMKAEKVKWHNQSYSIETSIPPLGVLYIRQEKDEE; from the coding sequence ATGGGGAAAAAAATGATTTCTCAGCAGGATGTATATTTATTCCATGAAGGAACTAATTATTATGGTTACAAGAGTTTAGGAGCACATGTGACAGTGGAAGGCGGACAAAAAGGAACACGGTTTACCGCATGGGTACCGAATGCCAAGGAAGTCAGAGTAGCAGGAGATTTTAACCATTGGCAGGGACAGCAGCATCCCATGGAAAAAATTCCGGATTCTAAACTTTGGTCTGTTTTCATAGGAGGGATACAAGAAGGTACACTCTATAAATATGAGATTTTAGGTGACAATGGAGCGTTCTATTTGAAAATTGATCCCTATGGGTTTTTATCGGAGCCTCGACCCAACACAGCTTCTATTGTATGTGAACTAGAAGACTATCCATGGCAGGATCAGAAATGGCAGCAAAACAAAGTAGTAGAAAACTCTTTACATAGGCCTGTTATGATTTATGAGGTTCATTTAGGCTCATGGAGAAGAAAGGCAGATGATAGTTTTTGTAACTACAGGGAAATAGCCCATGAACTAGGGGATTATGCAGTGGAAATGGGGTATACCCATGTGGAAGTGATGCCGATTATGGAACATCCCCTAGATGATTCATGGGGATATCAAATTACAGGCTATTATGCTGTCACAAGTAGATATGGAAACCCCAAGGACTTTATGTATTTTGTTGATTATCTTCACCAAAAGGGAATTGGGGTCATTTTAGATTGGGTGCCAGGCCATTTCTGTGCCGATGCCCATGGCCTCCGCCAATTTGATGGGGGAAATGTTTATGAATACCAGGATGCCAATCGAGCCATTAACAAAGAGTGGGGAACTGTCAACTTTGACTTAGGAAAACCTGAGGTCAAGAGCTTTCTCATATCCAACGCCTGCTTCTGGATGGAGATGTATCATATTGATGGGTTGCGGGTGGATGCAGTTGCCAACATGCTCTATCTAGATTACGGAAGAGAACATGGGGATTGGACGGCTAATCAATATGGCGGTAATGAAAACCTAGAGGCAGTAGACTTTTTGAAACAGTTAAATAAGGCAGTTTTTCAGTACTTTCCCAATCACTTTATGATAGCAGAGGAATCTACTCAGTGGCCAATGGTAACCGCACCTATCCATGTAGGTGGATTAGGGTTTAATTATAAATGGAATATGGGATGGATGAACGACACGTTAAAGTATATGGAGTTAGATCCCATCCATAGGAAATGGTCCCATAACCTGTTAACATTTTCCCTAATGTACACCTATACAGAAAATTTCATTTTACCCTTATCCCATGATGAAGTGGTCCATGAAAAAAAATCACTACTGGAGAAAATGTCCGGTAACTATTGGGAAAAGTTCGCTAATCTACGATGTTATTATGGTTATCTCATGGCACATCCAGGGAAGAAATTACTTTTCATGGGGGGCGAATTTGGACAGTTTATTGAATGGAATCATAACAAAGCCCTAGATTGGATGTTATTGGACCATGAAATGCACAGAAAGTTGCATCAGTACATGAAGGACCTTATCCACTTTTACAAGGAAGAAGCGTCCCTATGGCAAAATGACTATCAAGTGGAAGGATTTCAGTGGATTGATCCCAATGATTATCAGCAGAGTATGATTACATTTATGCGAAGAAGGGCAGATGATTTTACAATTATTATTTGTAATTTCACTACGATACCACGGGAGCAATATCGAGTTGGCGTCCCCTTCAAAGGTAATTATAAAGAAGTGTTTAATAGTGATTCCACTGAATATGGTGGATCGGGAGTAAAAAACCCTAGGGTAATGAAAGCTGAAAAAGTAAAATGGCATAACCAGTCATATTCTATTGAAACATCTATACCCCCTCTAGGGGTGCTTTATATAAGACAAGAAAAAGACGAAGAGTAG
- a CDS encoding GNAT family N-acetyltransferase, with amino-acid sequence MIREFRREDKDIFVSMVKDFYNSEAVLKKISTENIMNTINEINECSPYIKCYLVEEREETAGYVLISLTYSNEASGLVVFIEEIYIREKFRGLGLGGEVLDFIKKEFSPRAKRFRLELTKNNKSAEELYLRKGFTILEYKQMIQDM; translated from the coding sequence ATGATTAGAGAATTTAGAAGAGAAGACAAAGATATATTTGTTTCAATGGTTAAGGATTTTTACAACTCTGAGGCAGTGCTTAAAAAGATTTCTACTGAAAATATAATGAATACTATTAATGAGATAAATGAATGTTCACCCTATATTAAATGTTACTTAGTAGAAGAACGAGAAGAAACGGCTGGATATGTACTCATTAGTTTGACGTATTCTAACGAGGCAAGTGGCTTGGTTGTTTTTATTGAAGAAATATACATCAGAGAGAAGTTTAGAGGATTGGGGCTGGGAGGTGAAGTTTTAGACTTCATAAAAAAAGAATTTTCACCCAGAGCAAAACGATTTAGACTTGAATTAACAAAAAACAATAAGTCGGCAGAAGAATTGTATTTACGAAAAGGATTCACTATACTAGAATATAAACAAATGATTCAGGATATGTAG
- a CDS encoding L,D-transpeptidase family protein: MIGIIMVTVSSCAYRRDVPPEEEPDSRQQPTPSVEQPREDKLAKSEQEAVEENINGFEIEDDLRITEATDREEKNRISCLSQQQKIALLKNIGSKEMNTVLEQYEASLPEGLNDSIQYFEYDMDYDYFLITNEGGAEILENPVPDATVVARVENLDKVSLLQRLEGEVFEDSTIWYRVAFENGNEIKEGYLHSTEGTPRNFRFDRMQDAINELREQVAQGALHFISNYKYENGVPPQEGDAAVDEYGYRVYHSAPAYEQADTDSEFRYIPDGILVRILDETDELYHVNVPTFNGDFYVPKQYIDPEVTLSQLNHVIVVDRDQQNQASFELNENELNLVSYTLATTGIAGDFSFVTTLGSYKSIQKRERFEYLESGTQDIAGYAPFAIRFTGGAYIHGVPVAYEEQDGEQVDPGLIESLHTIGTFPRSNMCVRNFTSHAEFLYNWMDSVNGAVIVIE, encoded by the coding sequence ATGATAGGGATTATAATGGTTACAGTCTCAAGCTGTGCATATCGTAGAGATGTGCCTCCGGAAGAGGAGCCCGATTCAAGGCAACAGCCAACACCTTCCGTTGAACAGCCTAGGGAAGATAAGCTAGCAAAGTCTGAGCAGGAAGCTGTGGAGGAGAATATTAACGGATTCGAAATTGAAGATGATCTGAGGATTACTGAAGCCACAGATCGGGAGGAAAAAAATAGAATATCCTGTCTTAGTCAGCAACAGAAAATAGCATTATTAAAAAATATCGGATCCAAGGAGATGAATACTGTACTGGAGCAATATGAAGCTAGTCTACCTGAAGGGCTCAATGATTCAATCCAGTATTTTGAGTATGATATGGATTATGATTATTTTCTGATTACAAACGAAGGTGGCGCTGAAATTCTGGAAAATCCTGTTCCTGATGCCACAGTAGTTGCTCGGGTAGAAAATCTGGATAAGGTGTCTCTGCTTCAACGGCTTGAAGGTGAAGTGTTTGAAGATTCAACTATATGGTATCGAGTGGCATTCGAAAATGGAAACGAAATAAAAGAGGGCTATCTTCACTCCACAGAAGGGACTCCTAGGAACTTCCGATTTGACAGAATGCAAGATGCGATCAATGAACTAAGGGAGCAGGTAGCCCAGGGAGCGTTACATTTCATCAGTAACTACAAATATGAAAACGGTGTACCACCTCAAGAGGGAGACGCTGCAGTTGATGAGTATGGGTATCGGGTTTATCATAGTGCGCCTGCATATGAACAGGCTGATACAGATAGTGAATTTCGGTATATACCAGATGGGATATTGGTGCGAATACTAGATGAGACTGATGAGTTGTATCATGTAAATGTCCCGACTTTTAACGGAGACTTTTACGTGCCTAAGCAGTACATTGATCCAGAGGTTACACTGAGCCAACTGAATCATGTGATTGTAGTAGACAGAGATCAGCAGAACCAAGCTTCTTTTGAGCTTAATGAAAATGAGCTTAACCTTGTTTCATATACCCTGGCCACTACGGGGATTGCAGGAGATTTCTCCTTTGTAACGACACTTGGTAGTTATAAAAGCATTCAGAAAAGAGAGCGCTTTGAGTATCTGGAAAGTGGCACACAAGATATTGCAGGTTATGCGCCCTTTGCCATAAGATTTACCGGTGGGGCTTATATTCACGGCGTTCCAGTGGCATATGAAGAACAGGACGGTGAACAGGTTGATCCTGGACTAATCGAATCACTTCACACAATTGGTACATTTCCTCGCTCCAATATGTGTGTACGGAATTTTACCAGTCATGCAGAATTCCTCTATAACTGGATGGATAGCGTTAATGGTGCTGTTATCGTAATAGAATAA